In Bufo gargarizans isolate SCDJY-AF-19 chromosome 6, ASM1485885v1, whole genome shotgun sequence, a single genomic region encodes these proteins:
- the LOC122942181 gene encoding DNA damage-regulated autophagy modulator protein 1-like, producing the protein MEIRGLAFLPILFTTWSLLGLCAAITITFTLSHSKSLYISATGAEFPESVVFTVVFMVTSFLGAGVVSVQYRFMILHSEPSEKRNIICQKILYAMGWLACIANAVTGVCSTKINSIAHSIGAGTGFFFFAVYNLSQAICLYEKSFSSRHVCHIRFASTLVTIVALLIFDLGLTMNRLCNNDHCKEIFSMIGMVGEWMGFVGLLIFPMMYYTDFQHLSLMLSREGVSIILRQKTQDPENPQ; encoded by the exons ATGGAGATTCGGGGTTTGGCATTCTTGCCTATCCTCTTCACCACATGGTCACTATTAGGCCTTTGCGCAGCAATTACCATCACTTTCACCTTAAGCCATTCAAAATCTTtgtacatcag TGCTACGGGAGCAGAGTTCCCAGAATCGGTGGTCTTCACCGTCGTTTTCATGGTGACTTCCTTTCTAG GAGCTGGCGTCGTTTCCGTCCAATACAGGTTCATGATCCTCCATTCTGAACCATCAGAGAAGCGAAATATCATCTGCCAGAAAATCCTATACGCCATGGGATGGCTCGCGTGTATTGCCAATGCCGTGACTGGTGTATGTTCG ACGAAGATCAATTCCATAGCTCACAGTATCGGAGCAGGAACTGGCTTTTTCTTCTTTGCCGTTTACAACCTTAGCCAAGCTATATGCCTGTATGAGAAATCCTTCAGCAGTCGTCACGTGTGCCACATAAGATTTGCATCAACCTTGGTGACCATTGTGGCACTGCTGATCT TTGATTTAGGTTTGACCATGAACCGCCTATGTAACAACGATCACTGTAAAGAG ATCTTCTCTATGATAGGCATGGTAGGCGAGTGGATGGGATTTGTTGGCCTGCTAATATTCCCGATGATGTACTATACAGATTTCCAG CATTTGTCATTAATGTTGTCCAGAGAAGGCGTCTCCATCATTCTGAGGCAAAAGACCCAGGACCCAGAAAACCCCCAATAA